Proteins encoded by one window of bacterium:
- a CDS encoding ammonium transporter translates to MFDTGNTGFMLVATSLVMLMTPGLAFFYGGLVGRRNVLTIMIQSFVSMGVTTIIWWAYGYSLCFSGGEGGIIGNLDKAFLMGVTLNTVSPFGSGNIPEFVFMAYQMMFAIITPALITGAFSNRVRFGAYLSFLVLWLTFVYFPFVHMVWGNGLLAHWGVLDFAGGIVVHNIAGMAALASVLYVGRRKVGDSVPHSIPLVALGTGLLWFGWYGFNAGSQLKVDGITGIAFLNTDIAASFAGPTWMLLAWIFERKPKFLGLLTGAVAGLATITPCAGYVTPTSAAIIGILAGGICYFAVSLKNKLKWDDALDVWGVHGVGGAIGVILLGLMGSTAVNAAGADGLFMGNSSFFMKQLVTVVVSSIYAFLFTYVMLVIINKFTRVRTSANEEEIGLDASLHGEQAYEETPAGQF, encoded by the coding sequence ATGTTTGATACTGGCAATACCGGCTTTATGCTGGTCGCGACCAGCCTGGTCATGCTGATGACCCCAGGGCTGGCGTTTTTTTATGGGGGTCTGGTGGGTCGGCGGAATGTGCTGACCATCATGATCCAGAGCTTCGTTTCCATGGGCGTCACCACCATCATCTGGTGGGCGTACGGCTATTCGCTCTGCTTTAGCGGCGGTGAAGGTGGGATCATCGGGAATCTCGACAAGGCATTCCTGATGGGAGTTACGCTAAACACCGTCTCTCCCTTTGGGTCAGGGAATATCCCGGAGTTTGTGTTTATGGCGTATCAGATGATGTTTGCGATCATCACGCCGGCTCTGATCACCGGAGCGTTTTCAAACCGCGTCAGGTTTGGTGCGTATCTCTCGTTCCTGGTTCTCTGGCTGACCTTTGTTTATTTCCCGTTTGTGCATATGGTCTGGGGGAATGGCTTGCTCGCCCACTGGGGCGTACTCGATTTTGCCGGTGGCATTGTCGTGCACAATATTGCCGGTATGGCCGCGTTGGCATCAGTGCTGTATGTCGGACGGCGCAAAGTCGGCGACTCAGTCCCGCACAGTATTCCGCTGGTGGCGCTCGGCACCGGACTCCTCTGGTTCGGGTGGTACGGCTTTAACGCCGGTAGTCAGCTCAAGGTTGATGGTATCACCGGCATCGCTTTCCTCAATACGGATATAGCGGCCTCGTTTGCCGGTCCGACCTGGATGCTCCTGGCCTGGATTTTCGAGAGAAAGCCGAAATTCCTCGGCCTGTTGACCGGCGCTGTCGCTGGGTTGGCCACCATTACTCCCTGTGCCGGATATGTAACCCCCACGAGTGCGGCAATCATCGGTATCCTGGCCGGTGGCATCTGCTACTTTGCCGTTTCGCTCAAGAACAAGTTGAAATGGGATGACGCACTCGATGTCTGGGGAGTGCACGGAGTTGGAGGCGCGATCGGCGTGATCCTGCTCGGACTTATGGGGAGCACGGCGGTCAATGCCGCTGGCGCTGATGGCCTTTTTATGGGAAACAGCTCCTTCTTTATGAAGCAGCTTGTCACGGTGGTCGTATCTTCCATCTACGCGTTCCTCTTCACCTACGTGATGCTGGTGATCATCAACAAGTTCACGCGCGTCCGCACGTCGGCCAATGAAGAGGAGATCGGGCTGGATGCCAGTCTCCATGGTGAGCAGGCATATGAAGAAACCCCAGCCGGTCAATTCTGA
- a CDS encoding response regulator transcription factor yields MSSITLVLADDHLLFRAGLRSMLQQQSELEIIGEAIDGHAAIQQVEEFSPDILLLDISMPGLNGLEALRKLQELQTPTRVIILSMHSDRHYVTEAIKAGARGYLLKDSTLEELVTGVRTVMRGEVYLSSRIAGVLVSDYVTLSAAINGPSDLLTSREREVLQLIAEGNSTKDVASRLHVSVKTIETHRKRIMDKLSLHSVAELTRYAIREKIIEPE; encoded by the coding sequence ATGTCCAGTATCACTCTTGTCCTGGCCGACGATCACCTGCTCTTTCGGGCGGGACTCCGCTCCATGCTTCAACAGCAGTCGGAACTCGAGATAATCGGTGAAGCGATCGATGGGCACGCTGCCATCCAGCAGGTGGAAGAATTCTCGCCCGATATTTTGTTGCTCGATATCTCCATGCCGGGCCTGAACGGTCTTGAGGCACTTCGCAAACTCCAGGAACTCCAGACACCGACCCGGGTGATCATTCTCTCCATGCACTCGGATCGCCACTATGTGACTGAGGCTATCAAGGCCGGAGCGCGCGGGTATCTGCTGAAGGACTCGACCCTTGAGGAATTGGTTACCGGCGTCAGAACCGTAATGCGTGGGGAGGTTTATCTCAGCAGCCGGATCGCCGGCGTGCTGGTGAGCGACTATGTCACCCTGTCGGCGGCCATAAATGGCCCATCCGATCTCCTTACTTCGCGCGAACGGGAAGTACTCCAATTGATCGCCGAAGGAAACAGCACCAAAGATGTCGCCTCGCGATTGCATGTATCGGTTAAAACGATCGAGACTCACCGCAAACGGATCATGGATAAGCTGAGTTTGCACTCGGTAGCGGAACTGACCCGCTACGCGATCCGCGAGAAGATCATCGAGCCTGAGTGA